The following is a genomic window from Chloroflexota bacterium.
GGACGCCAAGGGCAAGGAAATCCCGCCCTCGCACAAGAACGCCCGCTTCACGTTGGACTTGAGCCTGCTGGAGAACGTCAGTCCGCGCCTGCACGACCCCGAAGGCGTGGAGCCGGCCGGGTTCATCTACGGCGGGCGCGACTCGGACACGTGGATGCCCGTGCGCCAGGCATTCAACTGGGAACACGGCATCGTAACCATGGGCGCGTTTCTGGAATCCGAGACGACCGCCGCCACGCTGGGCAAGGAAGGCGTGCGCGAGTTCAACCCCATGTCCAATCTGGACTTCCTGTCGGTGCCCATCGGGCGGTACGTGGGCATGAACCTGAACTTCGGCAAAGGGCTGACCCATCCGCCGGCCATCTTCGGCGTCAACTACTTCCTGCGCGACATGGAGACCGGTAAGTGGCTCAACGACAAGACCGACAAGGCCATCTGGCTGAAGTGGATGGAGTTGCGGGTTCACGGCGACGTGGGCGCCATCCAGACGCCTGTCGGCTACATTCCGAAGTACGAGGATCTGCGGCGGCTGTTCAAGGAGGTGCATGGCCGGGAGTACACGAAGGAGGACTACGTGAAGCAGTTCTCGCTGCGCGTGCCGCAGTTCCTGGCCAAGACGCGCCGCGTGATGGAGATTTACCGCACGAAGGTGGCGAACACGCCGCCGGTGCTGTTCCAGGTGGCCGAGGCCGAGATCGCGCGGCTGGAGGAGGCTCGCGCGAAGAAGGGCGACATCATCCCGCCCGACGAGTTCCCCGTCGTCGCGTAACCTCTGGTGTGATTCGGACAACGTGCGGCGCGCCGTGTGCGGTGCGTCGCACGTTTGTTTTTGGGGTGCGCCTAGCCGTGCGGGGTGACGGAGGGTCTCGCCCGGCAAGATAGTTCGCTTCGTTCAAATGTGCTGGAAGAGCAGGCGAGTCTGCCGTTGCGGCGATCCAGGAGACAGCCGCGCCGCACGTCCCACAAAAGGCGGGATCCGGGGCGGAAATACCCATTTGACGGCGCCGGGGATGCGCCCTATGATGGGATCACTCTTGCCGAAGGGAGCGTGCTCGTGCAAATCCTGCAAGACTTGCTGCGCGAAGTGCAAGAAGGGCGCATCCTGGACGTGCGTGTGGGGGGCTTCTGGACGGCGGTCGTCGCCGAGGTGGAGGGCGCTGTGCGTTGCGGCCTCGCGTCCACCCTGTACGGCGGACACACCGACGCCGAGCCGCCCGTGCCGCAGGCCGGTCATCTGCTGGACATGTCTGCCCGGGAACTGGCAACCATGGCCCTCGCTGGCTGCCCGCCCCGGAGCAGCATTGGGCTGGCCGCCATCAACGCCCTGTTGCCGCCGTATCTGGAGGGGGCGGTTGAACTCAATGCCGAAGCGATCCTTTCGGATCTGGGCCGCAACCGCAAAGTGGCGCTTGTGGGCCACTTCCCGTTCGTAGAGCGCCTGCGCGAGAACGTCGGGGAACTTTGGGTGCTGGAACTGCAGCCGCGCGGTGGCGACCTGCCGGCATCGGCTGCCGCGCAGGTGATTCCCCAGGCCGATGTCCTGGCGCTCACAGGGACGACGCTGCTGAACGGCACGTTTGAGAGCCTGATGCGCCTCCGGCGGCAGGATGCGCAGGTCCTGGTTTTGGGGCCCACGACGCCCCTGTCGCCGGTGCTCTTCCGGCATGGCGTGCACTACCTATCCGGCGCGGTGGTAGACGATGTGGCCGCCGTGGTGAAGGGCGTGTCGCAGGCTGCGGGCTTCCGCCAGATACACCGGCTCGGCGTGCGGCTCGTTACCCTGGCGAGGCCGGGCGCGGCACTGTGATCTGCGGCGAGCCCCCTGTCGTGGGGCGGCGTGTTCGCTGCTGCAGAGGCGGTCGCAGGCCCGTGGCTCGCGCCCTGTTGGGCCGACTAGCGCACCTGATACTCCAGCGTGCGGTTGAGTTTGCCGTTCAGGTACACGTCCACCTTGTATTTGCCCACCGGCCATGGGCCGTTGTTGGTCAGGTTGAACGTCAGCGTGCCGTCGCCGGTGGTCAGCGAGGCCTCGTCAATCAGGGTGTTGGGGTCCACGCCTTCCACGTCCACGGCCGTCCACGCCGTTTTGACGACCGTGTCGTCCGGCGCGTTTGCCAGTTGGACGATGCAGTACACGGTCGTGTCGTCGGGGCTGAACACCGTGGTCTCGGGGCTGCCGCTCTCGTTGGCCGACAACTTGGCGCTGCGGATGTTCGCCGTGCTCACGCTGACGTTGACGTCGCACGCTGCCACCACAACGGCGAGCGTGAGGACCGCGAGGGCGATGAGAATCTTGCTCCTGGTCATTGCCTGTGCTCCTTCCCCTGCCAGGGCGACCGCATGGTGCAGGTCATGTACGATTTGGCCTGGTCCGGCCTGATGGCCTTTGGTGCTTGGCGGCGCGGGCGTGGTGTCTAGTTCTTATCATACGACGGAAAACATCCGTGGTATATGACCTTCATCACATTGGGGCGAGGGGGCGGGGCGAGGGCCCGCGTGCCCCCCTCACCCTAGCCCTCTCCCGGCGGGAGAGGGGATGCCGCCTAGCGCTGGCCCAGCCCCGAAGGGGGCTTCGCTCCGTCAGCGCGGGGGTTCAGCCCCGCGCGGGCACACGCACACGCGCCCTTTTCGCGTCCTTCGCGATCCGAACGCGCTCCTCACCCTGGCCCTCTTCTCTCAAGGCGGGGCGAGGGGATGGGGCGCGGCGGGAGGCGGATTACGGCGCGGGTGCGGCCAGGTCCACCCCGTCGGCGCGCACCCACCCGCCGGTGCGGTCGGGGCCGCGCACCTGGAGCCACGCGCCGTCAGGGGTCTGGCCGTACACGGCAAGCGCGTCGCCGCACATCAGGGCGCCCTTGATGGGTTGCTCGTCGCCTGACGCCGTGTAGACAGTCAGCGCGTTCACCAGGACCATGGCGTAGGGGAAGGCGTCGGGATCGCCGGCCCAGAAGCCGCGCCGCGCGGCCCATGCTTCCCGCGCCGCTGCCTCAAGCCGCCGCCGGTGGCGCGTGTCGGGCGGATACGCCACCGGCAGCGCCATGCCCATGCGCACCAGTTCCTCATTGACCATGCGCCCGTCGGCCAACCAGATGTACCGCAGGAGGCGCTCGCCGTCGTCCTCGCGGCAGTCGCGCTCCAGGTACACGGCCTGGCCCGCCACCAGGCTTGCGTTGGCCTGGGCGGCGGCTTCGTACCCGCGCTGGTTGCGCTCGGGCGTGTCTATGCCGATGTAGCGCACCGCGAGGACTTGGCCGCCGACGCGCACGCGGATGGTGTCGCCGTCGGTAATGCTCACCACCGGGGCCTGTGCCCACTGCTCGCGCGGCGCGGGGGTGCAGGCCGATCCGGCAGGCGGCAGGGCGGGGGCCGCGCACGGGAGCGCGCGTGCAGGTGTGGCCGAAGTGGGCGCGGGCGTGGCGACCGGCGTGGGTTCGCACGCCGCGGTGAGGGCGGCGGCCACGAGCAGTATGGCGAACAACAGGGAGCGTGCTGACTTCACAACCGTTTTCCTCTCGGGAAGTTTGGGGAGCATTGTACTCGGCAGGCGCGAAGCCGCCGCGGGCTCACGGGGCTGGGACGTTGAAGTCGGCGGTGAGCGATTGCCCGGCGCGGATGATGAGCATGCGCTTGGCCAGGACGGTGTCCTCGCCGCGCACGACCTCCAGCAGGTACTGCCCGTAGGCGAGTTGCACGCTGTACTTGCCGTTGGCGTCGGGGATAAGTTCAAACAGCGGCTCGCCCTGGATGAAGACGGGCTGTCCACCCGAGTACTTCGGCTGCTCCAGTAGGCGGATGCGCACCTTCACGTCGGTGGCGGGCCGGCCGATGTTGGATCTGTCGGTCAGGGGCTTGTCGGCCGAGCGGGCGTAGGTAACCGTGCCCGACACCGTGCCGTAGATGGTGTTCGCGCCACTCTTGCAGGCGACGGCAAGGGCGGCGCAGATGACCAGCAGCAACAGCGCGGTTTTCCTCATGATGTCGGTCCCTCCGAACGCGGCGCGGGCTTTGCCATTCCCGCGTCTTCAGGGTATGATTGCGGCAAGAATTATAGCACAGGGGCGCGGATTGCGAGAAAAGCGGAGGCGATATGCGTCTGGAGTTTGACATCCTGACCCTGTTCCCCAACATGTTTCAGGGGCCGCTCCAGGAGAGCATCGTGAAGCGGGCGGTGGAGGCTGGCCTTGTCGCCGTTCGCGTGCACAACATCCGCGACTACGCGCCGGGCAAGCACCGCCAGACCGACGACGCGCCCTACGGCGGCGGGGGCGGGATGGTGATGAAGCCCGAACCCATCTGGAACGCCGCCGAGGCCGTGCTGGGCGAGGACATGGCGCGCAGGGGCCAGGACGTGGCTGTGGTGCTCATGAGTCCTCAGGGGCGGCTGTTCTCGCACGCGGTGGCCCGCGAGTTGGCCCGCTTTCGGCGAATCGTCCTCATCTGCGGGCGGTACGAGGGGGTGGACGAGCGCGTGCGCGAACTCCTGGCCACCGACGAGATTTCCATCGGCGACTACGTGCTGTCGGGGGGCGAACTGCCGGCGATGGTGGTGGTGGAGGCGGTAACGCGGCTCCTGCCCGGCGTGCTGGGCGACCCGGGCGCGACCTTTGAGGACTCGCACGCCGAGGGTCTGCTGGAGTATCCGCAGTACACGCGCCCGGCCGAGTTCCGCGGGCTGAAGGTTCCCGACGCGCTCCTGTCGGGGAATCACGCGGAGGTGGTGCGATGGCGGCGGGAGCAGTCGCTGCGGCGGACGCTGGAGCGGCGGCCCGACCTGCTGGAGCGGGCCAACCTGACGGCGGCAGACCGGGAGTTCCTGCGGCGTCTGGGCTGGGGCCAGGGCAAGGACACAGACGAGCAAGGGTGATTTGCGGAAATGACAACAAGAGACTATAATGCGTCTTTGCCATTATGACCGGAGGTTGCATAGCATGAGCGAACTGCCGAAATCCGTAGAGCGGCTTGAGCCGAATCCGAATATACCCCCGTTGGCCCCTGGCGACACGGTGCGCGTTCACAGCCGCATTGTAGAGGGCGACCGCGAGCGCATTCAATTGGTGCAGGGCGTGGTGATCCGCATCAAGAGGGGCGGGCCGGCGGCGAGTTTCACGGTGCGCCGAATCGGGGCGCATGGCGTGGGCGTGGAGCGCACCTTCCCCTTCCATTCGCCTCGCGTGGAGAAGGTAGAAGTGCTGCGCCACGGCAAGGTGCGGCGCGCCAAACTGTACTTCCTGCGCGGGCGCGGCGGCAAGGCGGCGCGGCTCCGCGAGAGGCGAGTTGAGACTCCCACCGCCGAGTAGGCCGGCGACTGATTCTCCCGCGCGCCCATGACGCCGCGCCGCCTGGTTCCAACCCTGTCGGAAGAGCAGGCCCTGCTGGAAGCGGGGTACCGCGCCATCGCGGGCGTGGACGAGGCGGGGCGCGGCACCTGGGCCGGCCCTGTGGCGGCGGCGGCCGTGGTGCTTCCCCTTGACTGCGCGGAGGCGCTGGCCGCGTTGGGCGGCGTGTGCGACTCCAAGATGCTCCCGCCGCGCAAGCGCGGGGCGCTGGAGCAGCGCATTGTGGAGGAGGCGGTGGCCGTGGGGTTCGGGCTGGCGTCGGCATCCGAGATTGACCGCATGGGGATTCTTCCGGCGACGCGGCTGGCCATGCGGCGCGCCATCGCCAACCTGGGCATTGCGGTGGACTTCCTGCTGATTGACGCGGTGAAACTGCCGCAGGAAACGATAGACCAGAAGAGCATCGTCCGAGGCGATGCCCTTTGTTTTTCTGTGGCGGCAGCGTCCATCGTGGCGAAGGTTCGCCGCGACCGCCTGATGGCCGAACTGGATGGCCTGTATCCGGGCTATGGGTTTGCGCGGCACAAGGGGTATGGCACGGCGCAGCACCTGGAGGCCCTTCGCGCGCTGGGGCCGTGCCCCATCCACCGCCGCACCTTTGCGCCGGTGCGGGCGTGCCTGGACGGGCGCGGGGTCGCCGCGCAGGACGGGCCGCGATGAGCACCGCCAGGCAACGACTGGGGGCGTTCGGCGAGGAGGTGGCCACCCGCCGCCTGCGGGAATTGGGCTATCGCGTGGTGGAGCGCAACTACCGCTGCGCCGCCGGCGAGATAGACGTCGTCGCCATGGACGGCGAGGTCATGGCCTTCGTGGAGGTTCGCACGCGGCGGGGCGACCGCATGGGCACGCCCGAGGAATCGGTAGGGCCGCGCAAGCAGCGCAAGATGATAGAAGTGGCCCAGACCTACGTGGCCGAGCGCGGCTACACGGGCGCATGGCGGCTGGACGTGGTGGCCGTGGCGCTGGACGAGCGGGGCCGCGTGGTGCGGTGCGAGGTGATCCCCAATGCGGTGGAAGGGTGAGCGGCCGCTGATCCTCATCGTGGGGCCGACGGCGGTGGGCAAGACGGCCCTGTCCATCCGCCTGGCCGAACGCTTTGGCGGCGAAATCGTGTCTGCCGACTCGCGCCAGATTTACCGCGGCATGGACATCGGCACGGCCAAGGCCACGCCCGAAGAGCGCGCCCGCGTGCCCCATCACCTGCTGGACATCGTGTCGCCCGACCGCTGGTACACCGTCGCCGAGTTCCAGGAGGCGGCGCTGCGGGCCATCGCCGAC
Proteins encoded in this region:
- a CDS encoding DUF364 domain-containing protein codes for the protein MQILQDLLREVQEGRILDVRVGGFWTAVVAEVEGAVRCGLASTLYGGHTDAEPPVPQAGHLLDMSARELATMALAGCPPRSSIGLAAINALLPPYLEGAVELNAEAILSDLGRNRKVALVGHFPFVERLRENVGELWVLELQPRGGDLPASAAAQVIPQADVLALTGTTLLNGTFESLMRLRRQDAQVLVLGPTTPLSPVLFRHGVHYLSGAVVDDVAAVVKGVSQAAGFRQIHRLGVRLVTLARPGAAL
- a CDS encoding thermonuclease family protein, which codes for MKSARSLLFAILLVAAALTAACEPTPVATPAPTSATPARALPCAAPALPPAGSACTPAPREQWAQAPVVSITDGDTIRVRVGGQVLAVRYIGIDTPERNQRGYEAAAQANASLVAGQAVYLERDCREDDGERLLRYIWLADGRMVNEELVRMGMALPVAYPPDTRHRRRLEAAAREAWAARRGFWAGDPDAFPYAMVLVNALTVYTASGDEQPIKGALMCGDALAVYGQTPDGAWLQVRGPDRTGGWVRADGVDLAAPAP
- the trmD gene encoding tRNA (guanosine(37)-N1)-methyltransferase TrmD; this translates as MEFDILTLFPNMFQGPLQESIVKRAVEAGLVAVRVHNIRDYAPGKHRQTDDAPYGGGGGMVMKPEPIWNAAEAVLGEDMARRGQDVAVVLMSPQGRLFSHAVARELARFRRIVLICGRYEGVDERVRELLATDEISIGDYVLSGGELPAMVVVEAVTRLLPGVLGDPGATFEDSHAEGLLEYPQYTRPAEFRGLKVPDALLSGNHAEVVRWRREQSLRRTLERRPDLLERANLTAADREFLRRLGWGQGKDTDEQG
- the rplS gene encoding 50S ribosomal protein L19, whose translation is MSELPKSVERLEPNPNIPPLAPGDTVRVHSRIVEGDRERIQLVQGVVIRIKRGGPAASFTVRRIGAHGVGVERTFPFHSPRVEKVEVLRHGKVRRAKLYFLRGRGGKAARLRERRVETPTAE
- a CDS encoding ribonuclease HII; the protein is MTPRRLVPTLSEEQALLEAGYRAIAGVDEAGRGTWAGPVAAAAVVLPLDCAEALAALGGVCDSKMLPPRKRGALEQRIVEEAVAVGFGLASASEIDRMGILPATRLAMRRAIANLGIAVDFLLIDAVKLPQETIDQKSIVRGDALCFSVAAASIVAKVRRDRLMAELDGLYPGYGFARHKGYGTAQHLEALRALGPCPIHRRTFAPVRACLDGRGVAAQDGPR
- a CDS encoding YraN family protein, with amino-acid sequence MSTARQRLGAFGEEVATRRLRELGYRVVERNYRCAAGEIDVVAMDGEVMAFVEVRTRRGDRMGTPEESVGPRKQRKMIEVAQTYVAERGYTGAWRLDVVAVALDERGRVVRCEVIPNAVEG